GGCGTGCACGAGGAGCCGTACTTCCCCGGCGACGAGGTCATGGAGCGGCGCTACCGCTCGTGGATCCGCTGGAACGCGGCCGTCATGGTCACGCGCGCCCAGCGTCCCGGCATCGCGGTCGGCGGGCACATCTCGTCGTACGCGTCCGTCGCGACGCTCTACGAGGTGGGGCTGAACCACTTCTTCCGGGGCAAGGACCACGAGGGCGGCGGCGACCAGGTCTACTTCCAGGGCCACGCCTCCCCCGGCGTGTACGCCCGCGGGTTCCTCGAGGGCCGCCTGTCCGAGCACCAGCTCGACGGGTTCCGCCAGGAGCTCTCGCACCCGGGCGGCGGCCTGCCGTCCTACCCGCACCCGCGGCTCGCGCCGACGCTGTGGGAGTTCCCCACGGTGTCGATGGGCCTCGGCCCGGCGTCGGCGATCTACCAGGCGTGGACCAACCGCTACCTGCACTTGCGCGGCATCAAGGACACGAGCCAGCAGGACGTGTGGGCGTTCCTCGGCGACGGCGAGATGGACGAGCCCGAGAGCCGCGGCATGCTGCAGCTCGCGGCGCAGCAGGGCCTCGACAACCTGACGTTCGTCGTCAACTGCAACCTGCAGCGCCTCGACGGCCCGGTCCGCGGCAACGGCAAGATCATCCAGGAGCTCGAGGCGCAGTTCCGCGGCGCCGGCTGGAACGTCATCAAGGTCATCTGGGGCCGCGAGTGGGACGTCCTGCTCAACGCCGACAAAGACCGCGCGCTCGTCAACCTCATGAACGAGACGCGGGACGGCGACTACCAGACGTACAAGGCCAACGACGGCGCGTTCGTCCGCGAGCACTTCTTCGGTCGGGACCCCCGCACCAAGCAGCTCGTCGAGAAGATGACGGACGACGAGATCTGGGCCCTCAAGCGCGGCGGGCACGACTACCGCAAGCTCTACGCGGCGTACGCCGCGGCGCGCTCGCACACCGGGCAGCCGACCGTGATCCTCGCGCACACCATCAAGGGCTACGGCCTGGGCTCGGGCTTCGCGGGACGCAACGCGACGCACCAGATGAAGAAGCTCAAGGGCGACGACCTCAAGGCGCTGCGCGACTCGCTGCACATCCCGATCACGGACGAGCAGATCGACGCGGACCCGTACCTGCCGCCGTACTTCCACCCCGGCGCGGACGACCCGGCGATCCAGTACATGCTCGACCGGCGTCGCCAGCTCGGCGGGTTCGTGCCCGAGCGCCGCGAGAAGCACGTCCCGGTGCAGGTCCCGGGCGACAAGGTCTACGAGGGGCTCGCCAAGGGCTCGGGGACGCAGGAGGTCGCCACGACCATGGCGCTCGTGCGCCTGTTCAAGGACCTCGTCCGCGACAAGGAGTTCGGCCACCGGATCGTCCCGATCATCCCGGACGAGGCCCGCACGTTCGGCCTCGACGCGATCTTCCCGAGCGCCAAGATCTTCAACACGCAGGGCCAGCACTACCTCGCGGTCGACCGCGACCTCATGCTCTCCTACAAGGAGTCCGAGGCCGGCCAGATCATGCACACCGGCATCAACGAGGCGGGCTCCGCGGCGGCGTTCCAGGCGGTCGGCACGTCGTACGCGACGCACGGCGAGCCGCTCGTGCCGTTCTACTTCTACTACTCGATGTTCGGGTTCCAGCGCACGGGCGACCAGTTCTGGGCGGCCGGCGACCAGATGACCCGCGGCTTCCTCATCGGGGCGACCGCTGGCCGCACGACCCTGACCGGCGAGGGCCTGCAGCACGCCGACGGGCACTCGCCCGTCATCGCGGCGACCATGCCGCACGTCGTGCACTACGACCCGGCGTACGGGTACGAGATCCGGCACATCGTGCGCGACGGCATCGACCGCATGTACGGCCCCGACTCGGGCCGTGACCGGGACGTCATGTACTACCTCACGGTGTACAACGAGCCGATGCTCCAGCCGGCCGAGCCCGAGGGCGTCGACGTCGAGGGCATCCTGCGCGGCATCCACCGCGTCGCCGACGCCGAGGGCGACGGGCCGCGCGCCCAGATCCTCGCGTCCGGTGTCGCGGTGCCGTGGGCGCTCGAGGCGCG
The Cellulomonas sp. NS3 DNA segment above includes these coding regions:
- the aceE gene encoding pyruvate dehydrogenase (acetyl-transferring), homodimeric type — its product is MASTDERGPLINGLLSQVPDFDPEETGEWVESLDGLIDDRGGPRARYVLLSLLKRARERNVAVPTSLNTPYVNTIGVHEEPYFPGDEVMERRYRSWIRWNAAVMVTRAQRPGIAVGGHISSYASVATLYEVGLNHFFRGKDHEGGGDQVYFQGHASPGVYARGFLEGRLSEHQLDGFRQELSHPGGGLPSYPHPRLAPTLWEFPTVSMGLGPASAIYQAWTNRYLHLRGIKDTSQQDVWAFLGDGEMDEPESRGMLQLAAQQGLDNLTFVVNCNLQRLDGPVRGNGKIIQELEAQFRGAGWNVIKVIWGREWDVLLNADKDRALVNLMNETRDGDYQTYKANDGAFVREHFFGRDPRTKQLVEKMTDDEIWALKRGGHDYRKLYAAYAAARSHTGQPTVILAHTIKGYGLGSGFAGRNATHQMKKLKGDDLKALRDSLHIPITDEQIDADPYLPPYFHPGADDPAIQYMLDRRRQLGGFVPERREKHVPVQVPGDKVYEGLAKGSGTQEVATTMALVRLFKDLVRDKEFGHRIVPIIPDEARTFGLDAIFPSAKIFNTQGQHYLAVDRDLMLSYKESEAGQIMHTGINEAGSAAAFQAVGTSYATHGEPLVPFYFYYSMFGFQRTGDQFWAAGDQMTRGFLIGATAGRTTLTGEGLQHADGHSPVIAATMPHVVHYDPAYGYEIRHIVRDGIDRMYGPDSGRDRDVMYYLTVYNEPMLQPAEPEGVDVEGILRGIHRVADAEGDGPRAQILASGVAVPWALEARELLANDWGVRAAVWSVTSWNELRRDGLRADERAFLHPGEEQHEAYVTTKLRGSEGPFVAVSDFDHLVPDQIRQWVPGTYATLGADGFGFSDTRPATRRHFKIDGPSVVVRVLQQLAREGHVAHDAPAQAIERYRLHDVTAGTSGNAGGES